One window from the genome of Haloprofundus halobius encodes:
- a CDS encoding HD domain-containing protein → MGVEIKETEVTEEQFEEMKRFVYDYLAASVENEDDGGRMRWYPWHSADYRFNHILNVVALATHIAERESADVDVVAVASLFHDIAKLDADQDVHAEEGARVAREYLSSHGEFPQSFIDEVCQAIEDHSYQGPLSDVSLETQCLMEADILDKVGANGTALMLLRMGYEARTHMDAAEMVERVLQRGVDASRRIESDTAESIAHRRLKRVKWFREWLEDEVPEMNHERFGF, encoded by the coding sequence GTGGGGGTCGAGATAAAAGAGACGGAAGTCACCGAGGAACAGTTCGAGGAGATGAAGCGGTTCGTCTACGATTATCTCGCCGCCAGCGTGGAGAACGAGGACGACGGCGGCCGGATGCGGTGGTACCCCTGGCACAGCGCCGACTACCGGTTCAACCACATCCTCAACGTCGTCGCCCTCGCGACTCACATCGCCGAGCGCGAGAGTGCCGATGTCGACGTCGTCGCCGTCGCGTCGCTGTTTCACGACATCGCGAAACTCGACGCCGACCAGGACGTCCACGCCGAGGAAGGCGCGCGCGTCGCCCGGGAGTACCTCTCCTCGCACGGCGAGTTCCCGCAGTCGTTCATCGACGAAGTCTGCCAGGCCATCGAGGACCACTCCTATCAGGGACCGCTGTCGGACGTGTCGCTGGAGACACAGTGTCTCATGGAGGCCGACATCCTCGACAAGGTCGGCGCGAACGGGACGGCGCTCATGCTGCTGCGGATGGGCTACGAGGCCCGCACGCACATGGACGCCGCCGAGATGGTCGAGCGCGTCCTCCAGCGCGGCGTCGACGCCTCTCGTCGCATCGAGAGCGACACCGCCGAGAGCATCGCCCACCGCCGTCTGAAGCGAGTCAAGTGGTTCCGCGAGTGGCTCGAAGATGAAGTCCCCGAGATGAACCACGAACGGTTCGGGTTCTGA
- a CDS encoding NAD-dependent epimerase/dehydratase family protein, producing the protein MKTALCLGGTRFIGRHTVEELLAHDYDVTTFTRGTHDDPFADRAGVSHIPGDRTDRDALESASAEVAPDVVVDFCAYHPHDVETATDVFADARYVYVSSGSAYARPDVPMREDETPIHDCTPGQAEDDSAESYGPRKAEGDRAVAVAAAEGAEAMAVRPMLVYGPHDYTERFAYWVGRVAEYDRVLVPGDGGSLLHRSYVGDVASALRIVAEEGDPGEAYNVADRNAFSLSESLELIGEALDTEVEVVGASDRELAEADLEPTDFPLYTPRPMLVSTEKLHQLGWESTPKSEAVATTATAHVENDRDGAENEPERADEERVLDALDATVEPDDA; encoded by the coding sequence ATGAAAACCGCTCTCTGTCTCGGTGGGACGCGCTTCATCGGCCGCCACACGGTCGAGGAACTGCTCGCGCACGACTACGACGTGACGACGTTCACCCGCGGCACCCACGACGACCCCTTCGCGGACCGTGCGGGCGTCTCGCACATCCCCGGCGACCGGACCGACCGCGACGCGCTGGAGTCGGCGTCGGCCGAAGTCGCCCCCGATGTCGTCGTCGACTTCTGTGCGTACCATCCCCACGACGTGGAGACGGCGACCGACGTGTTCGCCGACGCCCGCTACGTCTACGTCTCCAGCGGCAGCGCCTACGCTCGACCGGACGTGCCGATGCGAGAGGACGAGACACCGATTCACGACTGTACGCCCGGACAAGCCGAGGACGACTCCGCCGAGAGCTACGGTCCGCGGAAGGCCGAAGGGGATAGAGCGGTCGCCGTCGCCGCCGCAGAGGGTGCCGAGGCGATGGCGGTCCGGCCGATGCTCGTCTACGGGCCGCACGACTACACCGAACGCTTCGCGTACTGGGTCGGCCGGGTCGCCGAGTACGACCGCGTGCTCGTGCCGGGCGACGGCGGCAGTCTCCTCCACCGGTCGTACGTCGGGGACGTCGCCAGCGCCCTCAGAATCGTCGCCGAAGAGGGCGACCCGGGCGAGGCGTACAACGTGGCCGACAGGAACGCATTTTCGCTGTCGGAGTCGCTGGAGTTGATCGGAGAGGCGCTCGATACCGAGGTGGAAGTCGTCGGCGCGAGTGACCGCGAGTTGGCCGAGGCGGACCTCGAACCGACGGATTTCCCGCTGTACACCCCACGGCCGATGCTCGTGTCGACGGAGAAATTACACCAGTTGGGCTGGGAGTCGACGCCGAAATCGGAGGCCGTCGCGACGACGGCGACGGCGCATGTCGAAAACGATCGCGACGGGGCGGAGAACGAGCCTGAGAGGGCAGACGAAGAGCGGGTGTTAGACGCGTTGGATGCCACAGTGGAACCCGACGACGCGTAA
- the gltB gene encoding glutamate synthase large subunit, translating into MTKPHTDTRRVGLADPADERSNCGVGAVMDLDGGASHDVLSDGLELLVNLEHRGTTGAEENTGDGAGIMIQRPDAFFAEELDCDLPELWAIGSVFFPQDDDARERVVGVVEDALADHGLDAFHWRDVPTDNTDLGATALESEPDVRQLFVQPTDDATDAEAFDRALYVGRRAAENAVDDSGIEGSGRFYVCSLSRKTLVYKGLLKAEQLPTYYPDLSDERMKTSLSMVHARFSTNTLGAWHLAHPYRNVVHNGEINTIRGNVNWMRARETELEHPDFGTDIETIKPVTHADQSDTASVDNVVELLLQGGRDLPHVLRMLIPEAYRNDHAMDEGRHDWYDYHASLVEPWDGPALVAATDGDRIAAVLDRNGLRPCRYDVTTDNRLVMASEVGALDHDPSEIKSRGRLQPGQLFMADPEEGRVIPDEEVFDSLVDAKYGEWVADEQRHLSASADPEAFGTRDPVESLRAQQAAFGYTQDQLNHLIEPMARQGKDPVGSMGDDTPLSVLSDFNRPLFTYFKQLFAQVSNPPIDYIREKLVTSLESRLGNQRNMLAESPEHARQLVLDSPVVTDEQTAGIEDLDGSDGLRSETLDMTYERGEEELEDAVERLRDEAREAIEGGADIVVLSDRAAGPDRVPIPSLLATGAVHHSLVRNGLRNRAGLVVESGDPREVHHIATLVGYGAGAVNPYLAYQTIEDIVAGPDGADPEEAIAAYVKALEDGLLKTMAKMGISTVESYRGAQIFEAVGLSSEFVREYFEGTEIRTEGIGMPQIEADLLTRHTVAYGEDPKLEVQGEYENRSAGIHHQWNPKTVGALQRAVRSGNYETYREFAELVNDQSEELQTLRGLLDFDSDRDSIPIEDVEPVEEIVKRFSTAAMSLGSLSPEAHENNSIAMNRIGGKSNSGEGGEPPKRFGTEKECNVKQVASGRFGVTSHYLSSADELQIKMAQGSKPGEGGHLPGKKVNEMIAHVRYSTPGVGLISPPPLHDIYSIEDLKQLIHDLKVANEDADINVKLVSEAGIGTIAAGVAKANADVVHISGDSGGTGASPKTSIKNAGLPWELGLAEANQMLCATGLRDRIRVSTDGGMKTGRDVAIAALLGAEEYIFGTASLVTAGCVMARQCHENTCPVGVATQNENLRNRFPGEPDHVINYMTFIAQELRELMAELGFETVDEMIGRPRYLRQRETDHEKAKHLDLSAVLAEPAGEQRRKTQEQSHSDLDAQLDRQLIEDAQPALDDGEPVQLRHEISNVDRAVGAMLSDRISTRYGGEGLSDDTITCEFDGVAGQSFGAFLASGVTMRLTGAANDYVGKGLSGGKVVVETPADASYEPDENVLIGNVALYGATQGELYVNGVAGERFAVRNSGVKAVVEGVGDHGCEYMTGGVVAVLGGTGRNFAAGMSGGVAYVYDPDEELAAKANTEMVSLSQELGESDEAMLRRLVENHADYADSERAEALLAEWPSEVKNFAKVMPDAYAKVITEEGRADVRDELPAPAGSVEDTRIDREVAQSDD; encoded by the coding sequence ATGACCAAGCCACACACAGACACCCGCAGGGTCGGCCTCGCGGACCCGGCCGACGAACGCTCGAACTGCGGCGTCGGCGCCGTCATGGACCTCGACGGTGGCGCGTCGCACGACGTGCTCTCCGACGGGCTCGAACTACTCGTAAACCTCGAACACCGCGGCACCACCGGTGCGGAGGAGAACACCGGCGACGGCGCGGGCATCATGATACAACGCCCCGACGCATTCTTCGCCGAGGAACTCGACTGCGACCTCCCCGAACTGTGGGCGATCGGCTCCGTCTTCTTCCCACAGGACGACGACGCCCGCGAACGCGTCGTCGGCGTCGTCGAGGACGCGCTCGCCGACCACGGACTCGACGCGTTTCACTGGCGCGACGTTCCGACGGACAACACGGACCTCGGCGCGACGGCGCTGGAGTCGGAACCGGACGTCCGGCAGCTGTTCGTCCAGCCGACCGACGACGCGACGGACGCCGAAGCGTTCGACCGCGCGCTGTACGTCGGCCGTCGTGCCGCCGAGAATGCCGTCGACGACTCCGGCATCGAGGGGAGCGGGCGCTTCTACGTCTGCTCGCTCTCGCGGAAGACGCTCGTCTACAAAGGTCTCCTGAAGGCCGAGCAGCTGCCGACGTACTACCCGGACCTCAGCGACGAGCGGATGAAGACGTCGCTGTCGATGGTTCACGCCCGTTTCTCGACGAACACCCTCGGCGCGTGGCATCTCGCGCACCCCTACCGCAACGTCGTCCACAACGGCGAGATAAACACCATTCGCGGCAACGTCAACTGGATGCGCGCCCGCGAGACGGAGTTGGAGCACCCCGACTTCGGCACAGACATCGAGACCATCAAACCCGTCACACACGCCGACCAGAGCGACACCGCCAGCGTCGACAACGTCGTCGAACTCCTGTTACAAGGTGGCCGCGACCTGCCGCACGTCCTCCGGATGCTGATTCCGGAGGCGTACCGCAACGACCACGCGATGGACGAGGGGCGACACGACTGGTACGACTACCACGCGAGCCTCGTCGAACCGTGGGACGGGCCGGCGCTCGTCGCCGCCACCGACGGCGACAGAATCGCCGCGGTGCTCGACCGCAACGGCCTCCGGCCGTGTCGCTACGACGTGACGACCGATAACCGCCTCGTGATGGCCAGCGAAGTCGGCGCGCTCGACCACGACCCAAGCGAAATCAAGTCGCGCGGCCGCCTCCAGCCCGGCCAACTGTTCATGGCCGACCCCGAGGAGGGTCGCGTCATCCCCGACGAGGAAGTGTTCGACTCGCTCGTCGATGCGAAGTACGGCGAGTGGGTCGCCGACGAACAGCGCCACCTCTCGGCGTCCGCCGACCCCGAGGCGTTCGGTACCCGCGACCCCGTCGAGTCGCTGCGCGCCCAGCAGGCGGCGTTCGGCTACACGCAGGACCAACTGAACCACCTCATCGAGCCGATGGCCAGACAGGGGAAAGACCCCGTCGGCTCGATGGGCGACGACACGCCGCTGTCGGTGCTCTCGGACTTCAACCGCCCCCTGTTCACGTACTTCAAACAGCTGTTCGCGCAGGTGTCGAACCCGCCGATCGACTACATCCGCGAGAAGTTGGTGACGAGCCTCGAATCCCGCCTCGGTAACCAGCGGAACATGCTCGCGGAGTCGCCCGAGCACGCCCGGCAACTCGTGCTCGACTCGCCCGTCGTCACCGACGAGCAGACGGCCGGAATCGAGGACCTCGACGGCAGCGACGGCCTGCGCAGCGAGACGCTCGACATGACGTACGAGCGCGGCGAGGAGGAACTCGAAGACGCGGTCGAACGCCTTCGCGACGAGGCCCGCGAGGCCATCGAGGGCGGCGCGGACATCGTCGTCCTCTCGGACCGTGCGGCCGGTCCCGACAGAGTGCCGATTCCGAGTCTCTTGGCGACGGGGGCGGTCCACCACAGCCTCGTCCGTAACGGGCTGCGCAACCGCGCCGGACTCGTCGTCGAGTCGGGCGACCCCCGCGAGGTCCACCACATTGCGACGCTCGTCGGCTACGGCGCAGGTGCGGTGAACCCGTACCTCGCCTACCAGACCATCGAGGACATCGTCGCCGGTCCCGACGGGGCGGACCCCGAGGAGGCCATCGCAGCGTACGTGAAGGCGCTCGAAGACGGCCTGCTGAAGACGATGGCGAAGATGGGTATCTCGACGGTCGAGAGCTACCGTGGTGCCCAGATTTTCGAGGCCGTCGGCCTCTCCTCGGAGTTCGTCCGCGAGTACTTCGAGGGCACCGAGATTCGCACCGAAGGCATCGGGATGCCCCAGATAGAGGCGGACTTGCTCACGCGCCACACCGTCGCTTACGGCGAGGACCCGAAGCTCGAAGTCCAGGGCGAGTACGAGAACCGCTCGGCGGGCATCCACCACCAGTGGAACCCGAAGACAGTCGGCGCGCTCCAGCGGGCGGTCCGCTCCGGCAACTACGAGACGTACCGAGAGTTCGCCGAACTCGTCAACGACCAGAGCGAGGAGCTACAGACGCTCCGCGGCCTGCTCGACTTCGACTCCGACCGCGATTCGATTCCCATCGAGGACGTCGAACCCGTCGAGGAGATCGTGAAGCGGTTCTCGACGGCGGCGATGAGCCTCGGCTCGCTCTCGCCGGAAGCCCACGAGAACAACTCCATCGCGATGAACCGCATCGGCGGGAAGTCGAACTCCGGCGAGGGCGGCGAACCGCCAAAGCGCTTCGGCACCGAGAAGGAGTGCAACGTCAAGCAGGTGGCGTCGGGTCGCTTCGGCGTCACGAGCCACTACCTCTCGTCGGCCGACGAGCTACAGATCAAGATGGCGCAGGGGTCGAAGCCCGGCGAGGGCGGCCACCTCCCCGGCAAGAAGGTAAACGAGATGATAGCGCACGTCCGCTACTCGACGCCGGGCGTCGGCCTCATCTCACCGCCGCCGCTGCACGACATCTACTCCATCGAGGACCTCAAACAGCTCATCCACGACCTCAAAGTCGCCAACGAGGACGCCGACATCAACGTCAAACTCGTCTCGGAGGCGGGCATCGGCACCATCGCCGCGGGCGTCGCGAAGGCCAACGCGGATGTAGTACACATCTCCGGCGACTCCGGCGGTACGGGCGCGTCGCCGAAGACGAGCATCAAGAACGCCGGCCTACCGTGGGAACTCGGCCTCGCGGAGGCGAACCAGATGCTCTGTGCGACGGGCCTGCGCGACCGGATTCGCGTCTCCACCGACGGCGGGATGAAGACCGGCCGCGACGTGGCTATCGCCGCGCTACTGGGCGCGGAGGAGTACATCTTCGGGACGGCGTCGCTCGTCACCGCCGGCTGCGTGATGGCGCGGCAGTGCCACGAGAACACCTGTCCGGTCGGCGTCGCGACCCAGAACGAGAACCTTCGGAACCGCTTCCCCGGCGAACCCGACCACGTCATCAACTACATGACGTTCATCGCGCAGGAACTGCGCGAGCTCATGGCCGAACTCGGCTTCGAGACGGTCGACGAGATGATCGGCCGTCCCCGCTACCTCCGCCAGCGCGAGACCGACCACGAGAAGGCCAAACATCTGGACCTCTCGGCGGTACTCGCGGAACCGGCGGGCGAGCAGCGTCGCAAGACGCAGGAACAGTCACACTCGGACCTCGACGCGCAACTCGACCGCCAACTCATCGAGGACGCGCAACCGGCGCTCGACGACGGTGAACCCGTCCAACTGCGCCACGAGATATCGAACGTCGACCGCGCGGTCGGCGCGATGCTCTCGGATCGCATCTCGACGCGGTACGGCGGCGAGGGGCTCTCCGACGACACTATCACCTGCGAGTTCGACGGCGTCGCCGGCCAGAGCTTCGGGGCGTTCCTCGCCTCGGGCGTGACGATGCGCCTCACCGGCGCGGCCAACGACTACGTCGGTAAGGGGCTCTCCGGCGGCAAAGTCGTCGTCGAGACGCCCGCGGACGCGAGCTACGAACCCGACGAGAACGTCCTCATCGGCAACGTCGCGTTGTACGGCGCGACGCAGGGCGAACTGTACGTCAACGGCGTCGCGGGCGAGCGCTTCGCCGTCCGCAACTCGGGGGTGAAAGCCGTCGTCGAGGGCGTCGGCGACCACGGCTGCGAGTACATGACCGGCGGCGTCGTGGCCGTGCTCGGCGGGACGGGGCGGAACTTCGCCGCGGGGATGTCCGGCGGCGTCGCCTACGTCTACGACCCCGACGAGGAGTTGGCGGCGAAGGCGAACACCGAGATGGTGTCGCTCTCGCAGGAACTCGGCGAGAGCGACGAGGCGATGCTGCGCCGCCTCGTGGAGAACCACGCCGACTACGCCGACAGCGAGCGCGCCGAGGCGCTGCTCGCGGAGTGGCCCAGCGAAGTGAAGAACTTCGCGAAAGTGATGCCGGACGCGTACGCGAAAGTCATCACCGAGGAGGGACGCGCCGACGTACGCGACGAACTCCCCGCGCCCGCCGGTTCCGTCGAAGACACCCGCATCGACCGCGAAGTCGCCCAGAGCGACGACTGA
- a CDS encoding alanyl-tRNA editing protein, whose amino-acid sequence MTELLYLDDTDAREFEATVERVLDDRVVLDRTAFYPTGGGQPNDNGTLRLAGDGSDAASETWTVTDVSKKDTVYHTLSEEPPEAGTTVTGRLDWERRYSHMKYHTAQHLLSALLLSEYDAETTGNQLYADRAYLDCAYGRFDEGDLADIEARMNDLVADAMPVRWYVMDREEAEATLDPERTRLHLLPDSITEIRLVEIGPEDDPYDRTACAGTHVANTDELGTVEVTGRETKGGEKERVKFRLV is encoded by the coding sequence ATGACCGAGTTACTGTACCTCGACGACACCGACGCGCGCGAGTTCGAGGCGACAGTCGAACGCGTCCTCGACGACAGAGTCGTCCTCGACCGAACCGCGTTCTACCCGACCGGCGGCGGCCAACCGAACGACAACGGGACGCTCCGTCTCGCCGGCGACGGCTCGGACGCAGCGTCCGAGACGTGGACCGTCACCGACGTCTCGAAGAAGGACACGGTGTACCACACGCTCTCGGAGGAGCCGCCCGAAGCGGGGACGACCGTCACCGGCCGACTCGACTGGGAGCGTCGGTACTCGCACATGAAGTACCACACCGCCCAGCACCTCCTCTCGGCGCTCTTGCTCTCGGAGTACGACGCCGAGACGACCGGAAACCAGCTGTACGCCGACCGGGCCTACCTCGACTGCGCGTACGGACGCTTCGACGAGGGCGACCTCGCCGACATCGAAGCGCGGATGAACGACCTCGTCGCCGACGCGATGCCCGTCCGGTGGTACGTGATGGACCGCGAGGAGGCCGAGGCGACGCTCGACCCCGAGCGCACTCGACTCCACCTCCTGCCGGACTCCATCACCGAGATTCGACTCGTCGAAATCGGCCCCGAGGACGACCCGTACGACCGGACCGCCTGCGCGGGCACGCACGTCGCGAACACCGACGAACTCGGTACCGTCGAAGTCACGGGTCGAGAAACGAAAGGTGGAGAGAAAGAGCGGGTGAAGTTCCGACTGGTTTAA
- a CDS encoding ABC transporter substrate-binding protein yields MEGYDSSLRRRELLAGIGAGSVVTLTGCAADARTPSGPKLRLGTLYPPVTLDPIEAQDVGSRQAINRVFDGLYAYGAGTDIVPRIATGRPTVSNGGRRVDVTIDERARFQNDRPVTAADVRYSFEAPVEEEAATEWMVDVLESVEVVDERTVSFRLQEPYPAFPHTLTRPIVPKEAREADRESFATDPVGSGPFEVRKFSEEKKAQLVRWDEYWGEPKPAIAQLTFAYVESPLTLMMGLRTGRNDAIEPVSPQVADDIRDVTGASVKRRAGYRTYYLGFNLNQGPTTKPKVREAISHCVDLDEVVRELVEPSGSRVYSPLPRRVAENWEMPIEQWRQIPVRKNTDRARQLFREAGETGGQFEILTSKDPLWKEFGEALAGGLRNAGHGALVTSKPWKRYLETFVSGSESDYSIFVGGIAGTPDPDSFLYPTFHENMIGRTNGVFYTDDEVMTRLTEARETTDRARRRGLYETAITRLLTDRVCLPLCSFENSFAVSDRVRDFRVHPITEVNPQLTTDDRVVGVDS; encoded by the coding sequence ATGGAGGGATACGATAGTTCGCTGCGGCGGCGCGAGCTGCTCGCGGGAATCGGCGCAGGAAGCGTTGTAACGCTGACTGGTTGTGCGGCCGACGCCCGGACGCCGTCGGGACCGAAGCTCCGGCTCGGAACGCTCTATCCGCCGGTCACTCTCGACCCGATCGAGGCGCAGGACGTGGGGTCGAGACAGGCGATAAACCGGGTTTTCGACGGATTGTACGCGTACGGAGCGGGGACCGATATCGTCCCGCGGATCGCGACCGGCCGGCCGACGGTCTCCAACGGTGGTCGACGGGTCGACGTGACGATCGACGAACGGGCGCGGTTTCAGAACGACAGACCGGTCACGGCGGCAGACGTTCGGTACTCGTTCGAGGCGCCAGTCGAGGAGGAGGCGGCGACCGAGTGGATGGTCGACGTGCTGGAGTCGGTCGAGGTCGTCGACGAGAGGACGGTCAGCTTCCGGCTCCAGGAGCCGTATCCGGCGTTTCCGCACACGCTCACGCGACCGATCGTCCCAAAAGAGGCTCGTGAAGCCGATAGGGAGTCGTTCGCGACGGATCCCGTCGGAAGCGGGCCGTTCGAGGTTCGGAAGTTCAGCGAGGAGAAGAAGGCGCAACTCGTGCGCTGGGACGAGTACTGGGGCGAGCCGAAGCCCGCGATTGCGCAACTCACGTTCGCGTACGTCGAATCGCCGCTCACGCTCATGATGGGGCTTCGGACCGGCCGCAACGACGCGATCGAACCGGTCAGTCCGCAGGTGGCCGACGACATCCGCGACGTCACCGGCGCCTCGGTGAAGCGTCGAGCGGGCTACCGGACGTACTACCTCGGCTTCAACCTGAATCAGGGTCCGACGACGAAACCGAAGGTTCGAGAGGCGATCAGCCACTGCGTCGACCTGGACGAAGTGGTCCGGGAGTTGGTCGAACCGTCCGGGAGTCGAGTGTACAGCCCGCTTCCGCGCCGGGTCGCGGAGAACTGGGAGATGCCGATAGAGCAGTGGAGACAGATTCCCGTCCGCAAGAACACAGACCGCGCGAGACAGCTGTTTCGAGAGGCGGGCGAGACCGGCGGTCAGTTCGAGATTCTGACCTCGAAGGACCCCCTCTGGAAGGAGTTCGGCGAAGCGCTCGCCGGCGGTCTTCGCAACGCCGGCCACGGCGCGCTCGTCACCTCGAAGCCGTGGAAGCGGTACCTCGAGACGTTCGTCTCGGGCTCCGAGAGCGACTACTCCATCTTCGTCGGCGGCATCGCCGGAACGCCCGACCCGGACTCGTTTCTGTACCCGACGTTCCACGAAAACATGATCGGACGCACGAACGGGGTGTTCTACACCGACGACGAGGTGATGACCCGACTCACCGAGGCGCGGGAGACGACGGACCGTGCGCGACGACGGGGCCTCTACGAGACGGCGATCACGCGACTGCTCACCGACCGGGTCTGTCTCCCGCTGTGCTCGTTCGAGAACAGTTTCGCCGTCTCCGACCGGGTCCGCGACTTCAGGGTCCACCCCATCACCGAGGTCAACCCCCAGTTGACGACCGACGACCGCGTCGTGGGGGTGGACTCGTGA
- a CDS encoding FkbM family methyltransferase: MSGRIDGAIRRAQYSLRYVVFSAYYAAVRRNHRHEWYAPKKRVGSASFRSYELVNKHGDDVLLHRLLHACEPGDVVYDVGANTGVYSLAVAASEPDTRIVAFEPNPDVAAQLRANVDRNGFGDRITVREEGVGAATGTRRFHRSTYDELGSFDARNAGAWEASVRDEIDVHVVALDDVVAGVGADNTGEGEDGELPPPDHIKIDVEGYGLEALRGARETLRSARPTVYFEPHTEGGEDRTADVASLLRSLGYRIRIRPDAWVCTPKTEPGRSSD, from the coding sequence ATGAGCGGACGCATCGACGGCGCGATTCGACGGGCGCAGTACAGCCTCCGGTACGTGGTCTTCTCGGCGTACTACGCGGCCGTCCGTCGAAACCACCGACACGAGTGGTACGCACCGAAAAAACGCGTCGGGTCCGCGAGCTTTCGGAGTTACGAACTCGTCAACAAACACGGCGACGACGTGTTGCTGCACCGACTCCTCCACGCCTGCGAACCCGGTGACGTCGTCTACGACGTGGGCGCGAACACCGGCGTCTACTCGCTGGCCGTCGCCGCCAGCGAACCAGATACCCGAATCGTCGCCTTCGAACCGAACCCGGACGTAGCCGCACAACTCCGGGCGAACGTCGACCGCAACGGGTTCGGAGATAGAATCACCGTCCGCGAGGAGGGCGTCGGCGCGGCGACCGGAACCCGTCGGTTCCACCGCTCCACGTACGACGAACTCGGGTCGTTCGACGCCAGAAACGCCGGCGCGTGGGAGGCGAGCGTCCGCGACGAAATCGACGTTCACGTCGTCGCCCTCGACGATGTCGTCGCCGGAGTCGGCGCGGACAACACGGGCGAAGGTGAAGACGGTGAACTTCCCCCACCGGATCACATCAAAATCGACGTCGAGGGGTACGGGTTGGAGGCACTTCGGGGCGCGCGCGAGACGCTTCGGTCGGCGCGCCCCACCGTCTACTTCGAACCGCACACCGAAGGCGGCGAGGACCGGACCGCTGACGTCGCGTCGTTGCTGCGGTCGCTCGGCTACCGGATCCGGATACGACCCGACGCGTGGGTCTGTACTCCCAAAACGGAACCCGGTCGGTCGAGCGATTAA
- a CDS encoding DUF7522 family protein translates to MTSRPNDDLADGIVYIARTALGDALRSVIYFTPDEFEVLYLRSDLYTDDRSRVRSVKEPLVENERLGFSSQETYGDLFENPATEPDVGEYEYTIRVFSKGFLCRVLVDDHGVIITTDELDITEFEAQAVSLRSLLTVGDQN, encoded by the coding sequence ATGACATCGCGACCCAACGACGACCTCGCGGACGGCATCGTCTACATCGCACGAACCGCGCTCGGCGACGCGCTTCGCAGCGTCATCTACTTCACGCCCGACGAGTTCGAGGTGCTGTACCTCCGCTCGGATCTCTACACCGACGACAGGTCGCGCGTCCGCTCGGTGAAGGAGCCGCTCGTCGAGAACGAGCGCCTCGGCTTCTCCTCGCAGGAGACGTACGGCGACCTGTTCGAGAACCCGGCGACCGAACCGGACGTCGGCGAGTACGAGTACACGATTCGCGTCTTCTCGAAGGGCTTTCTCTGTCGCGTGCTCGTCGACGACCACGGCGTCATCATCACCACCGACGAGTTGGACATCACCGAGTTCGAGGCGCAAGCGGTGAGCCTGCGGTCGTTGCTCACGGTCGGCGACCAGAACTGA
- a CDS encoding NAD-dependent epimerase/dehydratase family protein, giving the protein MSDTSDSALVVGGTRFIGRHVVDDLLENGYEVTIFNRGNHENPFADDERVGRVEGDRTNRDDLERARDEADPNIVVDCVAYKPKEVEEAVDVFADVDGYVYISSGSAYGNEEIPKREGVTELCDCTPEQTEDDSPDSYGARKAEGDRIVSEAAERGVNATSVRPCIVYGPHDYTERLDYWLERVDNYDRVIVPGDGTNIWHRAYVEDVASALRIVAESGEPGEAYNVGDQRLVTLEEMVEVVADAADTEIEVVHAGERELAAAELEPTDFVLYRPYPHVLDTSKLASLGWESTPVDEAMRRTVAEHRESERDGSEHDPGRDAEERVLGVLDTI; this is encoded by the coding sequence ATGAGCGACACGAGCGACTCGGCACTCGTCGTCGGCGGGACGCGCTTCATCGGCCGCCACGTCGTCGACGACCTACTGGAGAACGGCTACGAGGTCACCATCTTCAACCGCGGCAACCACGAGAACCCCTTCGCGGACGACGAGCGCGTCGGCCGCGTCGAAGGCGACCGAACCAACCGAGACGACCTCGAACGCGCCCGCGACGAGGCGGACCCGAACATCGTCGTCGACTGCGTCGCGTACAAACCCAAGGAAGTAGAAGAGGCAGTCGACGTGTTCGCCGACGTCGACGGCTACGTCTACATCTCCAGCGGGAGCGCCTACGGCAACGAAGAGATTCCGAAACGCGAGGGCGTCACCGAACTCTGCGACTGCACGCCCGAACAGACCGAAGACGACTCGCCCGACAGCTACGGGGCGCGGAAAGCCGAGGGCGACCGCATCGTCTCTGAGGCCGCCGAGCGAGGCGTCAACGCCACCTCGGTCCGCCCGTGCATCGTCTACGGCCCGCACGACTACACCGAGCGCCTCGATTACTGGTTAGAGCGCGTCGACAACTACGACCGCGTCATCGTGCCGGGCGACGGGACGAACATCTGGCACCGCGCGTACGTCGAGGACGTGGCGAGCGCGCTCCGTATCGTCGCCGAGTCGGGCGAACCCGGCGAGGCGTACAACGTCGGCGACCAGCGACTCGTCACGCTCGAAGAGATGGTCGAGGTCGTCGCCGACGCCGCAGATACCGAGATAGAAGTCGTCCACGCGGGCGAACGCGAACTCGCCGCCGCGGAGCTCGAACCGACGGATTTCGTCCTCTACCGACCGTACCCACACGTCCTCGACACGAGCAAACTCGCGTCGCTGGGCTGGGAGTCGACGCCCGTCGACGAGGCGATGCGCCGCACCGTGGCGGAACATCGCGAGAGCGAACGCGACGGCTCCGAACACGACCCGGGACGCGACGCCGAGGAGCGGGTGCTCGGCGTGTTGGACACCATCTAA